agaaaagggGGTGGAATTACTAAATTTCTCTACGTTACAGTATATTATAACATCAGGATATCAGGGATCCTCACCTTTAAGTTGATGTGCGTGTCCATGACACTGATCTCCATGGGCAGCACCTGCGGCGCAGAGTCATCCTCCAGGAAGTGGGCCAGGTTGCGCAGCGTGGACATCAAGAAGCTCGCTTGGTATCCGTGGAGACGCAGCTGCAGGAAGCCGTTGCGCTCGGCCAGTGGGGAGTGAGCGGCGGCACAGGGACCGCTCTCCAGGCGAGCCCGCACCTCCGGACTGTGGAGGCCCCTGATGGACTCAGAGCTGATCTCACCAGCAGCTATGAGGGGAGAGACGAAAGCTGCAGTTAGCATTAGCTTTAGCTTCAGTGTCCCAtctgaggagacagagacagattcaGCTGAAATACACTTAGACCTGACATTAAAATACACCCAATGTGAGACAAGATTTCCCCAGCCGCTAATAATTACTACCTGTTTAATTCAACTTCGTCCTGTGTGATTTttgctttgtgctgtttgaCTGAACCTGTGTATTaaagacacagtgaaatgaaaaatacgTTTTCCATGTTCTAATCCTGTGTCCCTAATGAATTGTTTGGTTATACCTTGATATAAAAGTTAGACCAATGACGGGGTCCAGCCAAAATATCAGCCAATTCATATGCTTCATATGCACCAATCAAATTAGATTTATGGCGCATCAGCTAACTCATCCATCATCTGAAACGCAGTTGAAATGTTAGCTGGCAAAAACCTGTTCAAAAACAATGTGGATGAGATCACAGGAGATTAAAGCCTAATGAGCCAACTTGAAGAGaagtctaagtgtgtgtgtcctccacagCTCCGTACTGCATCATATTTGCTAAGCCACGTCCATTTTGAGCGTGCCCATCAAATCTGAATTTTCGTTTCACCTGGAAATACGTCACATTACGGAAGCTTAAAGGTGGTTTTGCTGCCGTTTCATTTCGACTTTAAAATGTTCTTCAAGTTGCCCACAAAGATGCGTTACTTTACTGATTCTGCCATTTTGctcactcaaaaacaaaaataaaataaaatttacaaaaaaagggTGCATGTTAAGGTCAAGTTTCAATGAGAGAGAAGTACGAGGTCGGATGGAAGAAATGACAGAATATCAGAAAGTGAgctgagaaaaaagagaagccaGGAAAGAATTAAGAAAAGGGTGGCCTGAAAGAGATTTGATATTTTCTACAATCCCACGGACTCTTGCCTGCAGTGATGTTTATTTACAAGGGCTGGGGATTAGAGACCGATGTAGGGCGGATTCAAAGTGAAGTTTTAACCATTTGatcatttctttctcctttttatGAACTGATCTACGAAACAAAGCTCTGATTTGACTTTCAGCTGCACAAAGCGTGATGAtcaagagaaagaagacaaacaaactgatgaGAGTCAGGGTTGACGGGTGTTAAACCAAAGGCGGTGGGGTTACTGAACACCCGACCAATTCAAAAACTTAACACACAAATTCAGCTGGCAAAGCACACACAGGCGGGAGACAACACGAGTCGCAAGAGAAACACTCAGCAAGGCATATAAACGGCCACGTAAAGAAATCTTTTTTCATTATGACAGTGAGAAGACGGTCACATCCCTTTAAAAATGCTCTCTGGGGGACAGTGAAGAGAGGGTTAATACCATAAAGCAATTTCAGGAccagaaaacacattcacacacacacacacacacacatacaatgcTGTCAGCTTCTCTCAGATAAAATGACATATTCTCTCTCAATCCTGGGCGGCTAAGGTCGAGGcgaatggagagagagagagagagagagggagagagagagagagagagagagagagagaaaggagggatggGAGTGggtgaggaaggagagagagagagagagagagagagaaggagagggaggcagcCAGCAGCCAAGGACTGAGTGACTGTGATAAGAGAGGGATGGAAGAGAAAAGATGGCctagagagggagggagatgaaggGAAGAAAAGGTGGTTAAATGACAGAGGATTAGTAGGAAGATGGAGTAGGAGCTCGAGGGAAGAGTGAGGAGGAAAGGTGAACGacgagaaggaggaggagggggaggagggggaggaggaggattggTAGCGAGGGGGTAAAGCTGGCGTTTCTCTCATTGCCTGAATCACTGGACTGAAACTGCAAAGTCTGCTGCagtggagagatggaggggggagagagaggaaggggagggggcaAATTAGGGGGAGAGGAGAATGGGAAGATGAGGGGTTAACAccagtctgcacacacagttgcacatgtagctgacacacacataagtaTCCGGGCCTAATGTTGCAAATAATGGGACCACTCACTCCATTACTGTCAAAATTAAGATGCCACatgccccacacacacacgcacacaaacacacactctagAAGAGATCTCAGTGTTACATAAACACCCACTTCTGCAGAAAAATGAGCggttaaacacacacttcatgcGATCACATTCATTGCAGCACACTGTATCTGTGGATCTGCGGTGCATGCTGCCGAGCAAAAGTCCTGAGTCTAGAAATGAGACTtcacagaagacacacacacacacacacacacacacacatatatatatatacaggtgGAAAGCAGGCACATTACAGTACGGATGGTGAATTAACACACAGCAGTTACCTTGGCTGCTTTGAGCAGGTATTGGTACTGAACACACCATACCTGTGGGGAGTTATGGCAAGGTGAATAAAAGGAGGGGGTGGCTTTGTTagtgtgttacatgtgtgtgtgtgtgtatgtgtgtaaatgatGGTCAGCCTGCTCCCACACATCAGGGGATTCAGACGAGAAACCCAACATAACATCAACaaaagttttgctttgttcaaCCAAACAAGcctgaacaaaaaaatactaaattcaccaagaaaagaaattaattctcacatttgagaaccTGGAACGATcaaatgtttggctttttttttttgcacgaCAACTGACTTGTAGCTGGCAGTaagttttctgtgtctgcactGGCTCCCGGCTGCtcttgctgctgtctgttgtgaGTGAATatcctgatgctgctgctgatctctccatctgtgtgtcGAATTGTGAACAAGCAAAATACAAGGGCTGCAGGAGGGCTTTAAAACACCAGCATCCTGGTGGTTTAAGCCCAACAACACAGCTTCAAGTCGGCTCCAGGACCTTTCTCACATGtgcttcctctcactctctacTGTCATGTGAGGCAAAATACCATAAAAGATTAACTAAAAACAAtctacaaaaggaaaaagaaagtcaGTAACATGCTGGATCTAGTctaaatccacacacacactgtgcagtcATTCCCCTGGTGTTCTTTCTTGTTTCATAGCTGTGTAACTTGTGTGCTTAAATCTTGACAAACGCCCCTTCACTTTCACCTTCAGCATTAGTTTGAACCTAAGAAATAAACTGCAGCCTACCTCGACAGAAGTCTATTTTGGTGGATTGGCTTTACGTAATCAACCGGCTCCCAATTAGTAAATTGGGGCAGCTTTTTCTTCACTCCAGTATTCAGCCGATTTATGGTTTGCCAAACTTCTTAAATTTGATAATATTCATATGGCAGTTTGGTATAAACTAGGAATATCAAACACATATGAAATACTTTCAGAAAATGCTTTGCTTCTTGTTGCATGGAGGACGTTACCACACGGAGCGCAAGTCAAATTCCATGCTTTTCAAGGCCTCAgcaaatataatttaaaaccCAAAGAATATGGAAACGATTTCTCCTAACATATGCCATCACTCAGCCTGAATTAATGCTGCCTGCTCACCATGTGAAGAACCTACAGAACCTCAGCCCTTTGCGGTATTTTTTTGCTCAGTGCTGACTGTTAAGTGAGGAAGACAAAGGATGTTTCTGCAATGCTAAGTACAAGAAATCCTAGCATTAGCACAGCCAGACTAGTTgaaatcatacaaaaaaaaaacaaaacaaaaaccatcaCATTCcagcagaaataataaaacacgTATGCTGACTTTTCTTACCCAGGCTGCGGTTGCTGAGGTACTGTCTGAGGCAGACGTTGCCCAGCTGGCTGGGTGTGACCTGGCCCACCTCCAGAGCCAAGGCCGTGCTCTCACCCACCGCCTCCATGCCCACGCACACCGACTGCACCTTCAACACCAGCACCGACACCTGGAGGACAGGCACGCACCAAAACGATAGGGGAAATTATGGTCAGCATCATCAACTGCCAGCACATAAAGAGCGTGACCAAAATCGTTTCTACCTTTCAAAATGTCATATGTGCCTTTTTATCTGCActtatttatttccaaagtgttttttgttttgtaagttTTGGTATCTTACTATGTCTTTGGTGGGATCATCAGTGCTCTGGGAGGTTGCACTGACAGTGTCGGGAGACACGCCGCCCTCTTGCTCCTGTCCTATCACTGCCTCTGTGGCGCTCTCGGTGGCACTTTGTTCGCTGATGCCGTCCTTGAAGCCTGAGATGGACACGTCATCTGTACCATACATAAAGACACATGTATTTATTACAAAGACAAAAGGGGCATTCGAATTTGCTTTAAAAAGTTTTACTGTAAAGAAGCTTCTTGTAACCATGTACATTACTGACATATCAGAACAATGCTGCCACCTTCTGGCCAATACACTTTCCTACCAATACATAGTATAATCgtatttttgaaacatttttgatCCCTTTAGGGGAGATAAATTCTTCGTTTGCAATATAATGTTATGTGAAAACACTCTGTCCAACACTGGATCAGTATCTTTGGTCTCCAAAAAGTCCATGTGGCCTGACACAATAACTCACACAACCAACTTACGTCAAAGCCATccttaaatgtgaagaaagGCTATTcgtgtacatttgtgtgtacGGATGCATTAACATCTGCTTCACCTCTCTCCAGCAGACTGTAAGCGTCTCCATCCTCCATGAAGTAGCTGTCTATGGAGATGTTGTCCAGCGACTGCAGGGACGGGCTCTTCTTCATGTTCTTGTAGGACACTGAGAAACTGGACTGGGAGCGGTCCCGCATCAGACGACCACTACAGCACACAGGACACAGAGTCACGTggagaagtgtgtgtgacagacagatcatttaaattaaatcttttCTCTATAACCCATGCATGCCATTGATTTATGGCTGATTTAAAGCGaccagaaaagaggaggaaaaacaggtcCAGCCCTTGTATTTCTTCATATCTGATCTGACACTGAGCCAAGACCATTGTGCTCTTACAAGGCTGACAGGGCTTATTCTAGTCATGAATTAAATATCACTTCATTCCTTGTGTGGTGTTGTTTAAGGTCATGTAAGTGTACTGTCCTCCCAAACACCAGAAATGATctaaagaaaaatcacaaaggACAAAATCAAAGTGACTCCCCCAAAAGACTGAGAACAcaaggctggaaaaaaaaaaagaactgtcaCAAACAGGGAACTTCGTTTTTTGTCTCTACCATCAACCACGAGTCAACAGGTTGACACCAAACACAGGAGGATAAAAGAAAATTACTCATTCAACATACACGGACAAGGACCAGCATgtcatgcacacatgcaaatgcatGCCCACAGGGggattcacatacacacattcacactgattTGTGTTCACCTAAGGAACACAGGAACaaggacacactcactgtacatattcacacacactcactagtACAGCTAGTCACAGATCCAGTGCCTTACATGTTGGACATGGAATAAAGAGAGGTGGATCTGCTGGAGTTTGAGGAGCTGAGGAGATCAGAAACCACAGACAAACTTCCTTTCCTTGATagagaaaaaatacacacacacacacacacacacacaaatctcacATGGGTCAAAGCAAAGGCCGAGAGGCagaaaaggaagtgaaagagatAAGAAATGACAAGAACATGACGAGCGGACAGACAGGATATGAGGACACAGAAAGACTTGGCAGCTTGAGGCCGGCCAACATTCATAACGTAAGGTGATTGAACACTGACAAACAGTCTCATGTGGGAATTCAACACACAGCTCTTGTGTTCAGGAACAGACAGATTAAGTTAGAGAGAGACACTCATTTATTATATTCATCATCCGTATAGAAGCACAGGGGGGGGATTCAACTATGAAATCTAAAAACTGTTCATGTGATTACTTGGATGATATGTGGGATTTTGAGGGCTGCAACTCATGGATCAATCTGTTGCTTATGGTTTCACTAAAACGATTATCTGTTTAGTGTTTAACATGTCATACAGAGCAAGAATTTATCCAGTTCCTACTTTTTGCCTTTTCATAGACTAAACAATGAATCGAGTTTAAGGCAATAATGGAGCACCTTGTTTTGCACGATAAACAGACCTGAAAGCTGCTGAAACTAAACGCCTGTCGATGGTCTTGCGTATAGCACCAACTATATGAATAAAACAGGATTTGTGTGCGATAAGGTGAATACCTGGATATGGACTGAGGCATCTTAGTGGCTGAAGCCGAGTCTTTATCACCCCAGTCTTTGCTGCCGACTGGGTCACACTGGGGGTCTCCCGTCTGGGTTTTAGGGTCTAGTCCTCCTCCCACTTCTTCAGTCCCTGCCAACCCATCCATTACCGTCTCACCGCCTTCATCTGAACTCCACCTCCCAGAGTTCTTAGATGAAGTCCTCTCCTCCATTGAGGCTTTTTGATTGGAGTCAGGACGTGCGGTTGAAGAGGAGGTTGGGATGAGAGGCGCAGGACCCTGCGGACCTCCACCTTCCGAGCCTTCACTGCACAACAACTGGTCTACAGTGCATGTTCCTTTGGCTGCTCCTCCGTCAGAACCACATCCAGCTGCTTCACTCCCTTTCTCTGCCCCGTCTCCTGCATCATTCCCAGGCTCCAGATTTCCTCGGCTCTCGGAAGGGGAGAGTTCGGACCCCAGAGGAGATCTCGAACCCTCAGACTGGGGGATGGGCTTCAGGAGCAGGGATACCTCTGCACTTTTCAGCAGGAGGCCTAGGCAGACAGTGAAGGGCTGGTGGTCTGTGGGATGTTGAGTAGGATCCTTTCGGTCTTTCTTGGAGCCCATGTCTTCCAGGTCCTGCTGCAGTGTCTGCTGCAGGGATTTGATGCTGCGTTGAAGATGCATCAGAAACACATACTGTCGGTGGCTCACCTagacacacacaggccaaaGTGGTTATTGCACCACATAGTGATAAGTTACTGTTGCAGTGGGTTATTTGTGATTAATAAAGATTCGGAATAAGAAAAGTACCAATGCAAATAACCaatattttcatcactgattaaTCGATTTATTCTTATCCACACTAGCAACCGGTTGGTTGGTCTAAACTGAAATATCAACAACAATTGCTCAGATTGCCAGGATATTCATTACAAACATTCATTGTACCTAGAGAGTGAATCCTAATAATTATGATAATCCattgacttttcctctagcaccaccagcaggtcaaaatATTCACTTACTCAATGAAATACCTCAATGGCCACTAGAACAACAGCCAAAGAATAGAAAGaatatgaaatgaataacaTACCTGAGCACTTAAATGCTTTTGCACATGCACCAATACATGCACACTTGCATCTTTATTCGATGAtgacaaagaagaggaggagcaagGCAGACTGTCCAATGAGAGGCGTTTATGGAGTCCGTTActgggtggtggtgttgtgtcGCTGCTGTGAGATGCAGTCGGTGCACCATCCGTGCTGTAATACTCCTTCAGTAATCGTTTCCTCTGCAGACGTGCAACAGCCTCTCCAGATGTGCTCCTGGACAAACCTGATCCAACGGAATCTCTGAGCCTCTCCTGATGCTGGACAATCTTCGCAGGCTGACACGCCCACACGGTGAGAGGGAAGGAGTCCACGAAGGGCTGCGGCCGCCCTTTGCCTCCACGGGTGCCTTCATAGTCCACCCAGAACTGGGAAAAGTGCAGCGACCAAAAGTCAGCAGCTGCTGGCATCTTGAGGGCGTCTGTGCCCATTGTGGGTACCACCAGACCCCGGTAAATGTCATGGAGCTTGGTGTCTTGTTCATGAGCGTGGCGTTGGAAGACGGGATGGAGAAGGGgtaaggaagaggaggagcgagggaatgaagagaaagatggagagaagaaaggCTCCTCTTCAAAGGCCTGCAGTAGAGCCTCAAGGTGGGAGCGGGTGCAGTTAGCTGGATGCCGAGTGTTTGTGGCCACCATTTCTGAGGTCTGCACTGAGATGGAGCGGGGGAGATCAGCAGGGCAGGAGGCATCCCGATCCGTAGGAATCACCAGCTAATAGAGAGTAGGGggaatgggggaaaaaaaaaaacaagaattataAATAAACGGCAGAGAGTACAAACAAAGCTCTTGCATCCACCTTCCCAAATTCAATCTTACCTTGAGCATGAGGCCGTCAACTTTGATGTCAACATGCTCATCGGGTTTCTGCGAGTCGCTGAGCTTGTAGATCTCCATGAACTGCTCCAGACTCTGCCTGAGGTCGAGGGCGAAAAGGTTGATCCACACCAGGCTGCGAGGATCCAGAACCAGCTGCAGGGCGTTCAGCTGGACGTACAGGTTAGGACAGGGGACTAGAGCAGTGGAAGGAAGGTGGAGTAGACAGGATGTTATGGCATTTCTGTAGTTTGCACTTTCTTGGTAATTATTAACATTtagggaaaagaaaaatcttgtcCTCCGCATAAGTTTGTTCAGCctcccaaaaaagaaaaacctctgACTGGTGGTGTAATGTTTCCTAACGGAGGAAATTTGTGAGAAATCAATTACATGAATTAATTGGGTGATTCTTCTTTCAGAAAATCAATGTCCTCTCAGCCACACAGCACTCAGTGATTTCCCCACTGCTGAATGAATGGGCTGAATAGATCCAGAGAAGGTGAGAGATAGAAAGTGATGCCAAAACAATGGGTctggtgtatatatataaaaaataaataaataaataaaagctacTTGCACGGCTCACAAGCTCCTAAAATAAGATTTTCTAAAATGAAATGCTACGAAAGTCTTACTGGGAAAGTCTTTTCCATCAGGGAAGTAGTACTCTGTGAACTCCACATGAATGGCTGGCATCTCTGGGGGAAGATACAAGGACTTCTTATTGCAGGAGATCATGGTTTTGGGGCTGGAGCGCCGCTGATCCGCTGTTGACACCTGCAacaccaaaccaaaaaacacagacactaTTATTAGAAGTTAGCAATGAAGACATATGCAGTCTCAATGTTTCCACATATTAAGGTTTGTaagcatgtgttttttttattgtgaccTGGTAGATGCTGAAGTCAGCCATCCTGAGAACAACAGAGCTGGACATGAGCTGGGTCTTGGGGCTTTGAGGGGGTGGAGAACTGAAGGAAGAGCTTGAGCAGGTGTTTATCTTACCtgcagagaaaggaaagaggcGGAAGGatagaggaaacaaaaaaatgaaaacagaacgacaaagagacagacaaacagagcgACCACTCAGTTCTCTACCCAGAAACCTCTGAGCCTTGCAAAAGGTGTGTATCACCGCACCCGgctgtgcgcacacacaccgTAGTACCTGGCTCTAGACACCAGCAGCACTGGgcctgtggctgtgtgtgtgagctccaCTCTAGCAGTCCTCCATCTGCCTCCCTAAgccctactcctcctcctcctgctctctcctgacTTCCTAGAGGCCCATACACATCGTCCCTAAGGGACACTGGAGGACAGAAAACCCACAGGGatgatgtgctctgtgtgtgtgccagatgatacaataaaaatgttcatcCTGAACAAGCTGAGTTACACCTAACAatattcaaaatgtgtttgtgtttaccgTGTTGTGGGGAACTGTGCACGGGGGCCGCGCCTTGCTGGTCTCGAACCGCACTCTTTAACATCTCAACATTAGACTTGAACTCGTCGAGCAGATTCCGTGCCCAGCTCTCTCTGGTCTTGGTGGCCTCGCTGTAGTGCATCCAGTGGACACAACTGTCACCTGGAGAAGTTGGAGAAGAGTAGCTTTGATACAGGTAGTTGTAAGTCCTATCCTTAGTTTGATGTCaatctttttgattttacaCTGAACTAAATACCATCAAGGTACATGATGTATTAACTATGTTGCAGTGACTTCATGGTTAGGTGGTGTTGGATTCATACCTGCCCTGTGGAAAGGATAATAGTCCAGAGAGATGGAGCTGAAAGAAACCTGCATGGCTCCACCTGTTATCCTCTTATTGATCACTGCATAAATGAAAAggtcaaaaaatgtttgtgcaatgtttaaaaaaacaatttggtgacaaagaaatatgaataaaagtgaCTACAGAGGTACAGGACACGAAGATCTGTACTTGCTACCTTTGTCCTTAGCGTGGATGTCGTCACAAATGTGTAGGTCGAGGTGGGTGATCTGGAGGTGGTGGGACGTCTCACATACGTCATAAGCACTGAAAAGCTTGGCCATGGTTGCGCTCTGGTCAGCCGCTGAAGACGCCTGCTGGGTGCGCACCTGCTGGGCTGAGGGCGGCGCTGACGACACCTGACGATGCACAGATAACAGAGTACAAGTATTGTGATTAGTATTGTCAGTTTTAGGTGCTGATGAATCGTAGTTGATGcttgtgaaagaaagaaagaaagtcaagTTTAACAATGAACATCTGAACCATGCAATACTTAAATTTTCCAGTAGATGGCGCATCACAAcaaattacagaaaacacattgcAAACTGCATGTCTCCTGGGACGTGCATCGGTGTGCATATGTGTGGGCAGCCACTGTACATTTTGTAAGTGTATGTGttgaagaagtgaaaaaatagGGCAGAGTGAAAGACACTGACAGCAAAAAAGATGGATGCAGATGGTGTGGGCAGACAGACTCCATATGGCATCAGGGGAGTGACACAGAGAGGGGCAGACATGACTTTCACAGACATAAGGACAAACTCTGAGACAATAACATGGCCTATCCACAGAGCATGGAGTTAGGGCATCGAcaggaacagagaaagagaagtgtcaaatgtcaaaaatgcaaaaagggAAAGGGAATCAGAGCGAGAGAAAGAAGTTCAAAATCACAGTATGtcactgtatttgtgtgagtcGGTTTATGAGTGCACCTGGTCTTCTGTGGCCATGCTTTTCCTCTGCTGGGCGGACTTCTCCATGGCCTCACTGAGGGACTTGGCATACTGCACCATCGCTTTGAGCTGGGAGTCGGTCAGCACCCAAAGCAGGTCGTCCAGGATCAGAATCAGCTTGGAGGCCACCACATTACAGTCCTTGATCTGCAACAGGTACAGTACAGCTGGTTGGTATAAACATGCATTATGCAGGTGAATGTAGCCTGAGAGCTCCCATTAATGTAACATGACACTCGAAGGGAAATT
This Scatophagus argus isolate fScaArg1 chromosome 22, fScaArg1.pri, whole genome shotgun sequence DNA region includes the following protein-coding sequences:
- the uhrf1bp1l gene encoding UHRF1-binding protein 1-like isoform X3, which gives rise to MAGLIKKQILKHLSRFAKNLSPDKINLSTLKGEGQLTNLELDEEVLQSLLDLPTWLAINRVCCNKAAIRIPWTKLKTHPISLTLDKVEMEMSTCDEPRPPNGPSPIATASGQSEYGFAEKVVEGMSLSINSIVIRISAKAFNASFELSQLQVYSVNTSWSISDLRFTRIQDPQRGEILTFKEISWQMIRIEADAIQSAQHEMLSAPIRLITNQSKIRVTLKRRIKDCNVVASKLILILDDLLWVLTDSQLKAMVQYAKSLSEAMEKSAQQRKSMATEDQVSSAPPSAQQVRTQQASSAADQSATMAKLFSAYDVCETSHHLQITHLDLHICDDIHAKDKVINKRITGGAMQVSFSSISLDYYPFHRAGDSCVHWMHYSEATKTRESWARNLLDEFKSNVEMLKSAVRDQQGAAPVHSSPQHGKINTCSSSSFSSPPPQSPKTQLMSSSVVLRMADFSIYQVSTADQRRSSPKTMISCNKKSLYLPPEMPAIHVEFTEYYFPDGKDFPIPCPNLYVQLNALQLVLDPRSLVWINLFALDLRQSLEQFMEIYKLSDSQKPDEHVDIKVDGLMLKLVIPTDRDASCPADLPRSISVQTSEMVATNTRHPANCTRSHLEALLQAFEEEPFFSPSFSSFPRSSSSLPLLHPVFQRHAHEQDTKLHDIYRGLVVPTMGTDALKMPAAADFWSLHFSQFWVDYEGTRGGKGRPQPFVDSFPLTVWACQPAKIVQHQERLRDSVGSGLSRSTSGEAVARLQRKRLLKEYYSTDGAPTASHSSDTTPPPSNGLHKRLSLDSLPCSSSSLSSSNKDASVHVLVHVQKHLSAQVSHRQYVFLMHLQRSIKSLQQTLQQDLEDMGSKKDRKDPTQHPTDHQPFTVCLGLLLKSAEVSLLLKPIPQSEGSRSPLGSELSPSESRGNLEPGNDAGDGAEKGSEAAGCGSDGGAAKGTCTVDQLLCSEGSEGGGPQGPAPLIPTSSSTARPDSNQKASMEERTSSKNSGRWSSDEGGETVMDGLAGTEEVGGGLDPKTQTGDPQCDPVGSKDWGDKDSASATKMPQSISSGRLMRDRSQSSFSVSYKNMKKSPSLQSLDNISIDSYFMEDGDAYSLLERDDVSISGFKDGISEQSATESATEAVIGQEQEGGVSPDTVSATSQSTDDPTKDIVSVLVLKVQSVCVGMEAVGESTALALEVGQVTPSQLGNVCLRQYLSNRSLGMVCSVPIPAQSSQAAGEISSESIRGLHSPEVRARLESGPCAAAHSPLAERNGFLQLRLHGYQASFLMSTLRNLAHFLEDDSAPQVLPMEISVMDTHINLKDDGPRDNPSDPEPSPITLHVDSLIIHRRDDGSFSIGVAETKPRKDGTLIESSLSPVPELVGNVCCVPKATQTQAPPASPPPSTREEMLVEENECLKLELSRAKMALAEAQMEKDSLLHRMKNLKVNTS
- the uhrf1bp1l gene encoding UHRF1-binding protein 1-like isoform X2 yields the protein MAGLIKKQILKHLSRFAKNLSPDKINLSTLKGEGQLTNLELDEEVLQSLLDLPTWLAINRVCCNKAAIRIPWTKLKTHPISLTLDKVEMEMSTCDEPRPPNGPSPIATASGQSEYGFAEKVVEGMSLSINSIVIRISAKAFNASFELSQLQVYSVNTSWSISDLRFTRIQDPQRGEILTFKEISWQMIRIEADAIQSAQHEMLSAPIRLITNQSKIRVTLKRRIKDCNVVASKLILILDDLLWVLTDSQLKAMVQYAKSLSEAMEKSAQQRKSMATEDQVSSAPPSAQQVRTQQASSAADQSATMAKLFSAYDVCETSHHLQITHLDLHICDDIHAKDKVINKRITGGAMQVSFSSISLDYYPFHRAGDSCVHWMHYSEATKTRESWARNLLDEFKSNVEMLKSAVRDQQGAAPVHSSPQHVSLRDDVYGPLGSQERAGGGGVGLREADGGLLEWSSHTQPQAQCCWCLEPGKINTCSSSSFSSPPPQSPKTQLMSSSVVLRMADFSIYQVSTADQRRSSPKTMISCNKKSLYLPPEMPAIHVEFTEYYFPDGKDFPIPCPNLYVQLNALQLVLDPRSLVWINLFALDLRQSLEQFMEIYKLSDSQKPDEHVDIKVDGLMLKLVIPTDRDASCPADLPRSISVQTSEMVATNTRHPANCTRSHLEALLQAFEEEPFFSPSFSSFPRSSSSLPLLHPVFQRHAHEQDTKLHDIYRGLVVPTMGTDALKMPAAADFWSLHFSQFWVDYEGTRGGKGRPQPFVDSFPLTVWACQPAKIVQHQERLRDSVGSGLSRSTSGEAVARLQRKRLLKEYYSTDGAPTASHSSDTTPPPSNGLHKRLSLDSLPCSSSSLSSSNKDASVHVLVHVQKHLSAQVSHRQYVFLMHLQRSIKSLQQTLQQDLEDMGSKKDRKDPTQHPTDHQPFTVCLGLLLKSAEVSLLLKPIPQSEGSRSPLGSELSPSESRGNLEPGNDAGDGAEKGSEAAGCGSDGGAAKGTCTVDQLLCSEGSEGGGPQGPAPLIPTSSSTARPDSNQKASMEERTSSKNSGRWSSDEGGETVMDGLAGTEEVGGGLDPKTQTGDPQCDPVGSKDWGDKDSASATKMPQSISSGRLMRDRSQSSFSVSYKNMKKSPSLQSLDNISIDSYFMEDGDAYSLLERDDVSISGFKDGISEQSATESATEAVIGQEQEGGVSPDTVSATSQSTDDPTKDIVSVLVLKVQSVCVGMEAVGESTALALEVGQVTPSQLGNVCLRQYLSNRSLAAGEISSESIRGLHSPEVRARLESGPCAAAHSPLAERNGFLQLRLHGYQASFLMSTLRNLAHFLEDDSAPQVLPMEISVMDTHINLKDDGPRDNPSDPEPSPITLHVDSLIIHRRDDGSFSIGVAETKPRKDGTLIESSLSPVPELVGNVCCVPKATQTQAPPASPPPSTREEMLVEENECLKLELSRAKMALAEAQMEKDSLLHRMKNLKVNTS